Within Nocardia terpenica, the genomic segment GGCGAACCGATCGCGCTCGACACCTCGACCGTGTGGACGGGTGTGATCGGGCTGCTCGTGCTCGGTCACACCCGCTACGGCACCGCCGCGTGGCGGTGGTCCGAGATCACCCCACCGCGGATTCGGCGGGCGTCGCCCGTGCGGTCAGCATGAACCGCAGTTCGGTGCGACGGGCGACCGACAGCTTGCGGTAGACCCGGGTCAGATGCTGCTCCACCGTGCTGGTGGTGATGGCGAGGGTGTCGGCGATCTCCCGATTGCGACGCCCCAGCGCGGCCAGTTCGGCGACCCGGCGCTCGGCCGGGCTGAGCGCGTCGATGCTGTCGGGAGCCGGTCGCACCCGCGGCGCCGGGGCGGCCGGCGCCGCGGACCGATCGCCGCGCAGCCGCCGGATCAGCGCACCCGACCCACACGACTCGGCCAGCCTGGTCGCCTCCCGCAGCAGCGGGCGCGCCTTGTCGGTGTCACCGATGGTCCGGTGCGCCCGGCCCAATTCGCTGAGCGCCGTGGCCAATTCGAGGTCGTCACCGGCGGCACGGGCCACCGCCACCGCACGGCGCAGCAGCAGCACCCGCCGATGGGGATCGCCGGTGGCCGCCAGCAGGCGCAGCGACACCCCGCCCGATCGGTGCCGATTCGCCCCGCCGATCAACTCCAGATGCATGGTCGCCAGCGCCTGCGCTCGCCGCTCCTCACCAGCGTCGAGATAGGCGGCGGCCATATCATTGCGCCACGGCACCAGCCAGGCGAAATCCATGTTCCACTGCCGCATGAGATTTCCGCACTGCCGGAAGTGCCGCAGCGCCTCCTGTGGTCGCCCGACGGCCAGGCAGTGCTGCCCGGACGCCTGCAGATACGCCAGCGCGAACCGGGATTCGAACATGGCGCGCGGCACCGGCCGGCGCAGCTGGGCGGCGGCCTCGCTGTGCTTGCCCTGGGCGGTCAGCGCGCGCACCAGCACCGCGATCGGCCGACCCACCCAGACACCGAGGTGATCGGCCGGGACCAGGTTCAATGCCAGCATGGCGCTGTCGATGGCACCGGCCAGATTGCCGCGGCGCAGTTGGGTTTCCGCGCGTAACCCGGCGAAGATGGACCGCCAGGTGGGCGCGTGCCGGGCCTCGGATTCGGCCAGCAGCGACACGCACCAGGCATCGGCGGTGTCGAGCCGGTCGGTGTGCACCAGGCAGTCGACCGCGGCCACCAGCGGTTCCACCGTGGTCGGGCCGAGCCGGTGCGAGGTGAGGATGCGCTGCGCCGCCGCGGCCACGTCCACCGAGGGGTGCTGGACGGAGACCGCGGCGAGCAGGTCGGCGGACTGGCGGTGCGCCGAATCGCGGTCGACCGCCGGATAACCCTCCGCGCGCGGGCGGGGCGTGAACAACCGCCGGTGCCGCTCCACGTGGGTCGGGTGGGTGTATCGCAGCCAGGCGCACAGGAAATCCAGCCGCGGATCGAGTGTGAGCGCGCCGACCGGGCCGCGGTCCAGCCGCGCCAGCGCGTGATCGGCCTGCTGCACGAAGCCGTGCCACAGCATGTGCAGCACCGCCGCGGGCAGCTGGGTGTGCGGCACCCGGCCGGTGTAGAGCGCGGCCTTGAGCCTGCCGAAGTTGCGCGTGCGCGGCGAGGGGTTGAGCCGCCACTCCATCGACACCAGCCGGGTGGCGATGGCGGCCCGCCCGCTGGCCCGTCGGCTCGCCCGGTAGGCCAGTTCCAGACGCTGTGCCGCACTGTCGATTTCGTCGTTGGCCAGCGCCAGCTCGGCGGCCTCCACCAGCACGTGCGATGCCCAGGAGCTGCGTGCGTCTCCGGCGGCGACGAGCTGCCAGGCGACCGCCGACGCCGGAAAGCCGTTGTGGTGCAATAGATCTGCTGCGCGGGTGTGCAGCTCCCGGCGCTCGTCGTCGGGCATCTCCCGCAGGATGCCCGAGATGAGCACGGGATTGGTGAATTGTTCATGAACAACCGGGCCGTAAGCGCCGAGCTCCTCGTGCGCGTGACGCACCACCTCCGGATCGGTATCCGCCAGCGCGGCGGTGAGGCCCACGGTCGCGGCGGAGTCGAGCACCGCCATCGCCCGTGCGATGCGTAGTCGCATCGGATCCGTTTCGGGGAACACCATGGTGAGAAGATCGCCGTCCTCGTCGGATCGCCCGGTCCGCGCGAGGAGGAGCTCACGCGGGCCTACGGCGATCGACGTCCGGTCTCGGTCTCTCGCGACCGACCGCTGCATTCTCCAGTCCCTTCATCGATCGGATGTGCCCGACTGAGAGGGCCGGGTGCCCCCTGGCGGGCAGCCCGATGGAGCTCGAGAAGCGGCATCGTTGCAGCTGTTGGCGTCTGGTGACACCCGGAATTCAGCCGGTGCACAACGGTTCTCGGCGGCCGCCGGGGCGTTCGCACTACCTGCCGGCGGCGGCCTGCCGCGTGAATTATGCTACACGTCAACCTGTTTGGCCCGCATGCCGTTCGCAGACCCGATCAAAACGAGTGGTCGAATTCGGTGTGCGAGACACGCTGCGGAATCCGCGTCGGCGGCGACGAACAGCACCGTCCGCGCGGTATCGAGCAGGCCGTCCTCGACGGCGGTGAGGAAGGCGTGCACGGGCGCGGCGCTGTACGGATCGCCCAGGGCCGGATCGACTCCCGCCACCGCGGTCAGCGGCAGATTCAAGCGCGCGGCCAGCTGCTCGCGGAAGTCCGGGGCCGGCGCGGGGGCGAGCAGGACGGCGGCGCCGCTGGCGAAATCGTCGCGCCCGAGCCGCTCCTCGCGCACCGCCGCCCGCACCACCTCGACGACCGCGCCGAGCGGATCGCCCGCGCCGGTGCGCACGGTCAGCGCGGAGCGGCCGTTGGTGCCCGCCGCGCCGAGATCCGCCCAGGCCGTCGGTTCGATATCGGTCTGCGGCTGGGTGGCGTGCAGGCGGCCGAAACCGCCGGATTCCGGCGTCGACCGCAGCAGCATCGCCCCGGCGCCCGCGTGATACGGAAAGCCCTGGGCCGCACGATCGGTGGACGGATGGGTATCGCCCGCGACGACCAGCGCGTATTCCACCTCGCCGGGCGCCAGGAAACAATGCGCGGTTTGCAGCGCGTGCACGAATCCGGTGCCGCCGTTCATGACATCGAAGGAAAAAGCGGGCAACCGGCCGGTCTTGTATTCCAGCCCCACGCCGAGCCGTTTCTGAATGAGCGCCGCGATGGCGGGTTCGGAGATATTGCTGTCCCGGAACACCCCGGCATTGACGAGCAGCCCGACCTGTTCGGGCGTGACCTCGGCCCGCTCCAGGCAGGAGCGGCCC encodes:
- a CDS encoding LuxR C-terminal-related transcriptional regulator, translating into MVFPETDPMRLRIARAMAVLDSAATVGLTAALADTDPEVVRHAHEELGAYGPVVHEQFTNPVLISGILREMPDDERRELHTRAADLLHHNGFPASAVAWQLVAAGDARSSWASHVLVEAAELALANDEIDSAAQRLELAYRASRRASGRAAIATRLVSMEWRLNPSPRTRNFGRLKAALYTGRVPHTQLPAAVLHMLWHGFVQQADHALARLDRGPVGALTLDPRLDFLCAWLRYTHPTHVERHRRLFTPRPRAEGYPAVDRDSAHRQSADLLAAVSVQHPSVDVAAAAQRILTSHRLGPTTVEPLVAAVDCLVHTDRLDTADAWCVSLLAESEARHAPTWRSIFAGLRAETQLRRGNLAGAIDSAMLALNLVPADHLGVWVGRPIAVLVRALTAQGKHSEAAAQLRRPVPRAMFESRFALAYLQASGQHCLAVGRPQEALRHFRQCGNLMRQWNMDFAWLVPWRNDMAAAYLDAGEERRAQALATMHLELIGGANRHRSGGVSLRLLAATGDPHRRVLLLRRAVAVARAAGDDLELATALSELGRAHRTIGDTDKARPLLREATRLAESCGSGALIRRLRGDRSAAPAAPAPRVRPAPDSIDALSPAERRVAELAALGRRNREIADTLAITTSTVEQHLTRVYRKLSVARRTELRFMLTARATPAESAVG